A stretch of DNA from Temnothorax longispinosus isolate EJ_2023e chromosome 2, Tlon_JGU_v1, whole genome shotgun sequence:
TATATCGGTATCTTCCGAAATGTTAAACAGAGaaactgtttatttatttaagtctACTTTAGATAATCTGTAATTATCGCAtcaagatataaaattctatttatataattttatacgttgtatgttataatatatgttttaatatatatttatgtatatatgtatgtttttattCTTCGATGTTTTTCATGTTACGTGgcaaaatagatttttatcttaaattctgacacacacacaaattagGTCGTCTAAAGTGGGCTTTACATAATCCAGTGATGATTTTTCAGAGTGCCGTTGCAAGCTCCACCGCGAAGAAAAGGCAGAATAGTGTCGCCCTCGGTTAACGAAAAAATGGGGAACGATACTACGGAACTTTCGGGTGTGCAGAGCGCGACTTCCACGATAACCAGCGTGAATAGCATTAGCAGTCTTCTGAAGGAGAAACTACAGTTATCATTACCGCAGGCGTTACGTAGCAGTGCAAGACGTCAGAATGCTGACTATAGGTAAGGCGATCAaaagaaactttaattaaataatgaacaaaaattaaataatgaacatATTGAAAtctaatagaaattattacgtCGATGGCTCATAATTACAGTAATTGTTTAAAGgccatctaattttttaagaaattaactTTCCGCAGGCTTAAAGCATTTGTTGGTATCCTGTTCCTTTGCATCGTCTTTCTCGTGGGATTCGCTCACATTTACTACACTCAGCACGTCTTGCAACGAGcttattttgagaaatttagGTGAGTACTCGCCGTTGCGATCGACaaaacgttattaaaattatttcgcgtaTGTATTGATGCATTATTCAAGGGATGGTATTTCGATAGTCGGCGGCATCGCTTGTCGTCTACTCTGAAATAACTTTCGGTCGTTTGCCCCTGCCAGGAAGCGCCTAATGGAATACATTAAGGCTCGTTTATCGTGCTGATCTCGTGCTAGTCTCAAAATGCGTATTCAATTGGTAACCCAACGTGCACGCTTAGCTTTTCAGGGGCTGCATTATCTTAGAATCGTGGGAGGGAGATCTCGATACCGATTATCCAATATTTTACGCAACAATTTTTCTTCATCAGTGTACATGTAGTCGAGcttgataaatatttcctaCAATTTCCGCTTTATTATATCTCGTGAAGACCACGAGAAGCTTTCtctatttaacaattatttattgattttctttaattttctttttagattCAATAAAAACGAAAGGGTGATGAGAGTCTACAGCAGCACCGGGGCGGAGATTATCGCTGCTCGGCTTGGCGAGGGTATCCCATCGAACACGGGGGTGTATCCTTGCCTCCCCCATCATCAGCGACAGGACTCGGTCTGCCTCGAGTGGCTGCAACAGACGCGGCTTTACCTCGAGCATACGAAGCGCGAGGGTATGCACTGCTACCACGTCACCTGGCAGAGCCTGAGCCCTTACTACAATCCCAAGGACTGCTTCGACTGGTCCTCGAAAAGGGGTCATTGGTACGGCGCCGGTCAAATTCAAAACATGGTGTATCCGTTGGAACGCGGCCGCCTGGAGCTGAGCCCCTTCATCACGGGCGACGTGAGGAAACATCCCTTCGGCAACGTGCTAAAGAGATACTTCCTCAATTCGAAGGGCGCTACGATCCTGGTGGATCCCGAGACGCCGCTTTACGTTTCCATTAACGCCAATCGTACCAGCGACTTTTGCCTGCAGGCAAAACACGACGCCTTTGCCTACATCAATCACTTGACCCCGCTACCTCAGCTTAACTACACTATCTGCGCGACCGACAATATGAAGAGTCTGCATTCCTCGATGGCGGAGAAGTCCCTGTGGGACGGTCTGAAGCCCGATGAGCTGCACGCCGTTCATTCTCTGCTGTCCGAGCCGGTTTGGCAGATCTCGCCCACCAATGAGGCAgctatttacaattatacgGAAGACGTAATCGCGTTGGGATTCCTTCGCCAAGGGCACGTTTTGCTGAGCGAGGAATGGCAGCCCAGCCCGGGTGATTTCGTCCTAGACGAAGAACGATTCCCCTCTATGGAGGAGACTATCAACATCATTCATCGCAGAGGATTTAGGATAGTTTTCACTATCCAGCCGTTTATCTCTACGGAATCCATCAACTTCAAGGACGCTGTCGCTAACAGATTATTGATCTCCGAAAGGGGAAGCGATCCTAGAATTCCGGCATTGACAAGGTTCTTAATCAAGAtatttctcaatataaattactatacGAATTGTCACATCTTATAATGGGTAATATAATCTGACcgtggaaaatattttaaaaaggatttatatttaatttcaggtACAAGCAAATTAACAGCGCCGGCGTGCTCGACATCACGACCAACAAGACTTTGCCCTGGCTGCAAACAAAGCTCGAGAGTCTGATCATGAAATATCATGTAGACTCGTTCTATCTCGACTTGGGCACCGCCCAGGATATGCCGCACTACTACAAGTGCGAGCAGCCACTGACCAATCCCGACCATTACAAGACCATCTTCACCCGCTCGATACTGAGCACCATACCCGTGATCGGTGTCTCCAGCGCCATTTCCAGGCCACGGGCACCCGTCTTCGTGTCCCTGCCTCCCTTCCCGTCGTCTTGGAAGGCCATCAAGACCGTCATTCCAACTGTCCTCAGCTACGGTATGATCGGCTATCCGTTTATCATGCCAGGAGCGGTGGGTGGCGACGTGGCACTTCCGATGTCGGACAACAATCCGGATAACGACTACGAGGTAGATCTGCCGGACAAGGAGCTCTACATCCGCTGGCTGCAGCTGTCCACCTTCTTGCCCGTGATCCGTTTCACCCATCTGCCGAGCAAGTACTCGGACGAGTCGGTCCTGGAGATCGCTAAAAGATTAACTACCTTGCGACAGAAAACGGTCACGCCGTTACTGAAGAAGTACGCGAACGAGACTCTGGACACCGGTCTGCCTATCATCAGGCCACTCTGGATGCTGGATCCGGCCGACCCGGCGTGCCACGTGGTGGTCGATGAATTTTCCGTGGGCGAGGAGTTGATCGTGGCGCCGGTGCTCTATTCCGGCAGCAGGCAGCGGGAGGTCTATCTGCCGGCTGGGGTCTGGAGGGACGGCATCGATGGGAGTTTGAGGAAGGGCTCGAGATGGATACACAATTACAGAGTAGCCGAGGATAAGGTCGCGTATTTCGTCAAGATGCCGGACAACACGAGATTCTGAGGGACGCGACGTCGCTTCGCCGTTTCGCGTCGCGACATCGTGTCACGGTGCTGCTGAGGAATCTCTGGAGATCGATGGATTTTGAAACGACGATCATTCGGATGTGATCCCGCTTCGTGCGACGACACGGTTCGCTCGTATGCCAAATGAATCATCACGAGGAACGTGTGGTGCGATCGATTTGTCAGCACGACGAATACCGACTGCTTCTCTACGAATTTTTATCGAGCCTTTATTGATATGCAAGATGAACTTGTTTTTCGGTAAATTCCGAAAATGCAGAATCGTGCATTAGCAAATACATGTCACTGCGTTTGACGAGGACTTTGCAAACGCGATATTCAATGTGTTAAAtgaatatatctaaaaaaaactgcgattacaataattaaatatccaaCATCGTGATCTTTGACGGAGAGTGCAGAGCAGGATTGTTACGTAGGGATAAATACTTAACGGCATGTAAAGCTATGAGAGATTTACACGTGCATTAGTCGAGCGTGCTATTCAATATTCAACGAACATATCGAGAAGATTTGATTTACAATAAAAGTACCCAATATGTTACTGTATTATTCTACGGATATTGAGATTATTGTACCATCAGTATCAGTACCACATTACAGCGCATATCATAGACCAAATATCGATACACATATCGAACGAGTAAGAAACAAGTGTAGATTTAACTTAAgctatatcaattatatttattttatctaacaCAACATGATTTTATACCTCTACCAATTCTTTAGTGAGCTACTGGCGAAACtggtttatattattttttttacatattttttagtgatatgaagaaaaaaaataaagaagtgaGTACAATTGACGAGAATGCATCTGAATGCAGTTTTGCAGGGCGCACGGGgctgtttattttttctttctttttgtcaTTATTACAAACTTACACGACATGTGAAACGAAACACAGTGAGCATGCAAAAGCGGGATACGAAACCGGGATGCGATTGCCGACTGATTTAACTTACGATGCTGCAGCCACGAAAAGATGTGTCTCACGTCACGATTGTCGCGACTCGAACATAGGGGTGTATCATCACATCATTTTCGCGTGTCTGCAGCATCCATTTCCGAAAATGCAGCGGGATCCCGTCCGGTCTTGATCCTTGTGCAAAAACATCTCGAACAGGCGGCTGATCTACGGTCGATCGACGAGGAGAAAATCAAGACGCGTGAGGCACACAGGCGACAAATTCTAAGGTatagtgtatatttattatattatcatttttatcatatagcGTAACATcgttatttctataataataataataataataatcatagcACCATGAACACTCCAcagtaagtttttttttcttgttttttttttctcttttaattcgTTATTCGAAAAGAACGCGACGCGCCGACGGGTGAGAACCGCGATCGTGTAATCGTGTAAGGAACTCGAAATATCAGGGAACATCCGAGAGTGACGTCCATGGTACATCCCGAGCGTCCTCGGGACGATCCTTGGATATCTGTCCGAGGTCTTCATCGATATTGCGCTGTTCGGAAACGCGAAAGTCTCGCCATCACTCTCGTTGCGCATCAACGAGACTCTCGACCGGTTGGACGATTTTCTtcccttttattttctcactGACTAGAGCTGTTCGTGGAATATccgagaaaattttatagcgGAGGAAAGGCGCATATCTTTTGATTTTATCAATTCGTGCCGTTCGTCCAGCTCGTGGAATAAGAAGCGATCGAGGGGGGAAAAAGGCGCGAGCAAAACGTCGAGAAGGGCGTTACTTTCCTCCATTGCCCGGGATGCCCAacaatttttctcttctaattaagaatattattattgattgtTCTTCGAAGAAATTACCGATGTCACTGTTCTCACACCCGTCGAGCATTGCGATTTTTTGGGGGGTTCGTACAGGTGTTGAGGCTCACATTTTTCACatctcgctctttctcgctttctctctctctctctctctttctcgctctttctcactatctctctttctcacgcgctctctctctctctctctctctctctctcttttatactTCCTTTCTTACGTACTTtgttcatatattatatagatatctatatatataatatatattttttttcttccctcATATTTCCCGCTAATCTGTTTCGGTGAAAGCTCGTTCCTAAtcatttatttgttacttttttttattatttttatactttttatttaaattactccAATAAAttcatcgtttatttaatctatCCTGCGCGCATCATCATCGATCGACAATAGCTTCTCatttaatagtttattaatttattttgtttttcgttaaattgaatttcataattttaacatcCTACCTAGATAACTGGTCATTATATTACttgtcaataaataatacgtaaatACATAGGTACACATACTTCATCGTcatcatctctctctctctccctccctttctctctctcttttacttttctcCTCATCTCTCTGTCTACTTCTCTTTTAAATACTTTCCTCTTGCACGTCAACTCGCTATCATACGTATGAGggtattgataaatataaaaactctaTTCATGTATATGATAGAAAGAGaacgatgacgatgatgatAATGACCCTCTCTCGTGAACGTAatcgtaatattaataatattaatagtaatcGCAGTAATAATAGTAgcacaataatatattaatcgcaATGATAACAAGCATAAtagtcattaaaaaataatcggtGTGGTAATAatcgtatttatataacaatatcgATCGTTCTcgcctctctttttctcaatGTCAATTACGTcactcactctttctctctcttacgttttttttgcttattacAAAATTCTCTCGCTTGCTCGTCCTCTCTTTCGCCATTCGGTGAGATAAAATCTTGGTCGCGCACGACTCCGCCGAAAGCAAAACGAGACACTGTTAAGTCTCTCGCTTCCCTGACAACTGATTTTCGAATAAACGCGCCTCTGCGTTCGGTGaacgcgaataaaaaaaaacatgatcaCGAACGCAAGCGAGAAatgaacaataaatataatcgaaCGAATGACAGATGAGCACGTGAGCGATACCGTATATGTACCGTGTATGCGTGTGGCAAAAATAAATCTCGCGTAAAATCGGAACGGAAAAAATCGTGTGTAACTTACAGGCGGTAAAAAACTTACGCACTAATCTATAGAAACCGGACCCGAGGGCCACTCTATCGCTTCTCGTTTTGCAGCGACAAGACAAAATCGCTTTTATCACCGTCTCCCCCGTATATATCACCGTACCTCAATATATCGTCATCAACGATCGGTCTAATCGAGCACCATCGTTTTCGTGTAGGCACGAATGTGTCTCGTATAGAGGAGAGCTTTCTCCGACTTTCATTCGGCGAAATCCGCTTGCGGTCATTGAGATATCATGCTTCAACCGGGCAACACAATTATGCGAAAGACGTTCTGATCTTTTAAGCGTTCTCATTTTTCAAACGTCACTCAGGATTTTCTCAATTTCCATGATAAAGTCACAGGATGTCTATTGTAGACACGAAAGGTCTATCATGCTTTGTGATATTAATTTCGtcaaaatattactttcgtCGGTGGATCTCGCGAGAATGGTGAGTAAAGATGTCCTCTATAAGTTACAGTTCGATATCGCGCTTAATCGCACTTGTCTCTCTGTTACCTCTCGTATATCGATTCTCCTTCCGCGGCCTATATGTGTTCTCTCGTAATTCACGGATAACGATGAATTACTTCTACGTACGCGTTTTCGGTACGTCCTTAAATCGCAGCTGCGGTCATTCTCGCGTCGAGTCGAAACCGCGACGCGTTTTGATTTCGATTCGAATTGAATTGATTCAAGGCGATACATCGACTTGACATTATCATCGGCATGCGACAATTGCGATCTAGGGGTACGCATGCAGGGTCGGCACTAGATGGGCTTCTTTAAGGTACAATTATAAGAACGTTAAGAGTCAAGATATTTGGTACGACTCGGTCTCTCTTAGAAAAGATGGGGCACCACCCAGACAGCATAAGTGTCTAAAAGTCGTAAAAAACGTCCGAAAGAACTTGATTTTTCCGGAAGTCCTTTACGTAATACGTACGTCATGTACGTATATTTTGGATCTTTGTGCTGTTTGAGCAGAATTTAACCGTACCACCATTGACCTCACGAAGACTCGCTGATAAACGTGTACC
This window harbors:
- the LOC139807995 gene encoding myogenesis-regulating glycosidase isoform X3 — encoded protein: MSSSRNFEGNRSNFPGKPNDNANAVINAVKQETNRETANETNTVKVLPEVTALRATNIRKTSISMPSNLNEMDDLRIDRQNGTASKFRRAESETSSSVTFSNSGSTPNGSPLGSETEEEANDEELAKVPLQAPPRRKGRIVSPSVNEKMGNDTTELSGVQSATSTITSVNSISSLLKEKLQLSLPQALRSSARRQNADYRLKAFVGILFLCIVFLVGFAHIYYTQHVLQRAYFEKFRFNKNERVMRVYSSTGAEIIAARLGEGIPSNTGVYPCLPHHQRQDSVCLEWLQQTRLYLEHTKREGMHCYHVTWQSLSPYYNPKDCFDWSSKRGHWYGAGQIQNMVYPLERGRLELSPFITGDVRKHPFGNVLKRYFLNSKGATILVDPETPLYVSINANRTSDFCLQAKHDAFAYINHLTPLPQLNYTICATDNMKSLHSSMAEKSLWDGLKPDELHAVHSLLSEPVWQISPTNEAAIYNYTEDVIALGFLRQGHVLLSEEWQPSPGDFVLDEERFPSMEETINIIHRRGFRIVFTIQPFISTESINFKDAVANRLLISERGSDPRIPALTRYKQINSAGVLDITTNKTLPWLQTKLESLIMKYHVDSFYLDLGTAQDMPHYYKCEQPLTNPDHYKTIFTRSILSTIPVIGVSSAISRPRAPVFVSLPPFPSSWKAIKTVIPTVLSYGMIGYPFIMPGAVGGDVALPMSDNNPDNDYEVDLPDKELYIRWLQLSTFLPVIRFTHLPSKYSDESVLEIAKRLTTLRQKTVTPLLKKYANETLDTGLPIIRPLWMLDPADPACHVVVDEFSVGEELIVAPVLYSGSRQREVYLPAGVWRDGIDGSLRKGSRWIHNYRVAEDKVAYFVKMPDNTRF
- the LOC139807995 gene encoding uncharacterized protein isoform X2, coding for MDRVKRKRKKAGGEKKVLLSIVDPWDVKVASVDPIGLAERRGVSLSVLPSNQDEGASPALGRSLKIPSPWYKPGTGSSDHVSSAKSEKSPLINPIWLDPRYPSRRSPVNGTDDSPSPNPSKERSRDNGQRTGETRHGDEAGEVDNELIKAPQEISRDGFDDVDGTAAVRVRFEIDGAEPKRNGVRCENGRDVVDGAPRVLTKNQSANDNSRPEQRERRPIAGGVNAEKRQESTSRRTDRDVEVGKNEEDANGERDYSRISGEKPAIIEIVQCLVESSPQTTAAERRAKRMPSCRRQETSKEIDPVDFPGKPNDNANAVINAVKQETNRETANETNTVKVLPEVTALRATNIRKTSISMPSNLNEMDDLRIDRQNGTASKFRRAESETSSSVTFSNSGSTPNGSPLGSETEEEANDEELAKVPLQAPPRRKGRIVSPSVNEKMGNDTTELSGVQSATSTITSVNSISSLLKEKLQLSLPQALRSSARRQNADYRLKAFVGILFLCIVFLVGFAHIYYTQHVLQRAYFEKFRFNKNERVMRVYSSTGAEIIAARLGEGIPSNTGVYPCLPHHQRQDSVCLEWLQQTRLYLEHTKREGMHCYHVTWQSLSPYYNPKDCFDWSSKRGHWYGAGQIQNMVYPLERGRLELSPFITGDVRKHPFGNVLKRYFLNSKGATILVDPETPLYVSINANRTSDFCLQAKHDAFAYINHLTPLPQLNYTICATDNMKSLHSSMAEKSLWDGLKPDELHAVHSLLSEPVWQISPTNEAAIYNYTEDVIALGFLRQGHVLLSEEWQPSPGDFVLDEERFPSMEETINIIHRRGFRIVFTIQPFISTESINFKDAVANRLLISERGSDPRIPALTRYKQINSAGVLDITTNKTLPWLQTKLESLIMKYHVDSFYLDLGTAQDMPHYYKCEQPLTNPDHYKTIFTRSILSTIPVIGVSSAISRPRAPVFVSLPPFPSSWKAIKTVIPTVLSYGMIGYPFIMPGAVGGDVALPMSDNNPDNDYEVDLPDKELYIRWLQLSTFLPVIRFTHLPSKYSDESVLEIAKRLTTLRQKTVTPLLKKYANETLDTGLPIIRPLWMLDPADPACHVVVDEFSVGEELIVAPVLYSGSRQREVYLPAGVWRDGIDGSLRKGSRWIHNYRVAEDKVAYFVKMPDNTRF
- the LOC139807995 gene encoding myogenesis-regulating glycosidase isoform X4, whose amino-acid sequence is MIPRYDIGSAVSLQRVPLQAPPRRKGRIVSPSVNEKMGNDTTELSGVQSATSTITSVNSISSLLKEKLQLSLPQALRSSARRQNADYRLKAFVGILFLCIVFLVGFAHIYYTQHVLQRAYFEKFRFNKNERVMRVYSSTGAEIIAARLGEGIPSNTGVYPCLPHHQRQDSVCLEWLQQTRLYLEHTKREGMHCYHVTWQSLSPYYNPKDCFDWSSKRGHWYGAGQIQNMVYPLERGRLELSPFITGDVRKHPFGNVLKRYFLNSKGATILVDPETPLYVSINANRTSDFCLQAKHDAFAYINHLTPLPQLNYTICATDNMKSLHSSMAEKSLWDGLKPDELHAVHSLLSEPVWQISPTNEAAIYNYTEDVIALGFLRQGHVLLSEEWQPSPGDFVLDEERFPSMEETINIIHRRGFRIVFTIQPFISTESINFKDAVANRLLISERGSDPRIPALTRYKQINSAGVLDITTNKTLPWLQTKLESLIMKYHVDSFYLDLGTAQDMPHYYKCEQPLTNPDHYKTIFTRSILSTIPVIGVSSAISRPRAPVFVSLPPFPSSWKAIKTVIPTVLSYGMIGYPFIMPGAVGGDVALPMSDNNPDNDYEVDLPDKELYIRWLQLSTFLPVIRFTHLPSKYSDESVLEIAKRLTTLRQKTVTPLLKKYANETLDTGLPIIRPLWMLDPADPACHVVVDEFSVGEELIVAPVLYSGSRQREVYLPAGVWRDGIDGSLRKGSRWIHNYRVAEDKVAYFVKMPDNTRF
- the LOC139807995 gene encoding uncharacterized protein isoform X1, which gives rise to MDRVKRKRKKAGGEKKVLLSIVDPWDVKVASVDPIGLAERRGVSLSVLPSNQDEGASPALGRSLKIPSPWYKPGTGSSDHVSSAKSEKSPLINPIWLDPRYPSRRSPVNGTDDSPSPNPSKERSRDNGQRTGETRHGDEAGEVDNELIKAPQEISRDGFDDVDGTAAVRVRFEIDGAEPKRNGVRCENGRDVVDGAPRVLTKNQSANDNSRPEQRERRPIAGGVNAEKRQESTSRRTDRDVEVGKNEEDANGERDYSRISGEKPAIIEIVQCLVESRYSPQTTAAERRAKRMPSCRRQETSKEIDPVDFPGKPNDNANAVINAVKQETNRETANETNTVKVLPEVTALRATNIRKTSISMPSNLNEMDDLRIDRQNGTASKFRRAESETSSSVTFSNSGSTPNGSPLGSETEEEANDEELAKVPLQAPPRRKGRIVSPSVNEKMGNDTTELSGVQSATSTITSVNSISSLLKEKLQLSLPQALRSSARRQNADYRLKAFVGILFLCIVFLVGFAHIYYTQHVLQRAYFEKFRFNKNERVMRVYSSTGAEIIAARLGEGIPSNTGVYPCLPHHQRQDSVCLEWLQQTRLYLEHTKREGMHCYHVTWQSLSPYYNPKDCFDWSSKRGHWYGAGQIQNMVYPLERGRLELSPFITGDVRKHPFGNVLKRYFLNSKGATILVDPETPLYVSINANRTSDFCLQAKHDAFAYINHLTPLPQLNYTICATDNMKSLHSSMAEKSLWDGLKPDELHAVHSLLSEPVWQISPTNEAAIYNYTEDVIALGFLRQGHVLLSEEWQPSPGDFVLDEERFPSMEETINIIHRRGFRIVFTIQPFISTESINFKDAVANRLLISERGSDPRIPALTRYKQINSAGVLDITTNKTLPWLQTKLESLIMKYHVDSFYLDLGTAQDMPHYYKCEQPLTNPDHYKTIFTRSILSTIPVIGVSSAISRPRAPVFVSLPPFPSSWKAIKTVIPTVLSYGMIGYPFIMPGAVGGDVALPMSDNNPDNDYEVDLPDKELYIRWLQLSTFLPVIRFTHLPSKYSDESVLEIAKRLTTLRQKTVTPLLKKYANETLDTGLPIIRPLWMLDPADPACHVVVDEFSVGEELIVAPVLYSGSRQREVYLPAGVWRDGIDGSLRKGSRWIHNYRVAEDKVAYFVKMPDNTRF